In a single window of the Gossypium hirsutum isolate 1008001.06 chromosome D02, Gossypium_hirsutum_v2.1, whole genome shotgun sequence genome:
- the LOC121214558 gene encoding glutamic acid-rich protein-like gives MSMMGDVKRQIGKGIPSNIEDNPRRQGKEHMKEIALQSGKVLSSPETTTTKKIAKNNDDPQEKSLEAGDEPEPEEVTTSVAETEKEITKDSADAQILFSSTLEEKQKRDEDEFVPNYTPDMFGPTEMEQEEEVNESEKEEDREEEEEDGSEEMDFEEDD, from the exons ATGAGCATGATGGGTGATGTCAAAAGACAAATTGGCAAAGGTATTCCTAGCAATATAGAAGACAATCCACGGAGGCAAGGTAAGGAGCACATGAAAGAGATTGCGCTCCAGTCAGGCAAAGTCCTGAGTAGCCCAGAAACCACTACTACGAAGAAAATTGCGAAGAACAATGATGATCCTCAAGAGAAATCCCTAGAGGCTGGAGATGAGCCAGAGCCAGAGGAGGTAACCACATCGGTAGCGGAGACAGAGAAGGAAATAACTAAAGATTCTGCCGATGCACAAATCCTATTCTCTTCAACACTAGAGGAAAAACAAAAGAGGGATGAGGATGAATTT GTCCCCAATTATACACCAGACATGTTCGGGCCAACAGAGATGGAACAAGAAGAAGAGGTGAATGAAAGTGAAAAGGAAGAAgatagagaggaggaggaggaggacggAAGCGAGGAAATGGATTTTGAGGAAGATGATTGa